The proteins below come from a single Agromyces flavus genomic window:
- a CDS encoding ABC transporter permease has translation MTATAPSPAPDTRTARTYKPYASPLWRRVLLNREAAVIALLLIVIAVATAVVPNFDSPLTTTYLLRDVAPILLIALPMTLIIITEEIDLSVASIVGLTSVITGILTQAGWPLPVAAITAILVGTLAGVINGALVTAVGLPSLAVTIGTLALFRGIAVGLLGTTAVTDFPEFWTDLAKDNIPGTPIPGIMIPFAVLAIAFAVVLHFTPFGRSLYAIGLNKEAAAFSGVDVGRAKFLLFVLSGTVSGFAGVYFTLLYGSARGDNATGMELAVIAAVLLGGVSIFGGRGALHGVIAGVLLIGILGSALRLAGVTSDIINIITGVLLVLSVVSSSLLAWLRRRRISAIGKKKGRSAAAPPSS, from the coding sequence ATGACCGCCACGGCCCCGTCGCCCGCGCCCGACACCCGGACCGCCCGCACGTACAAGCCGTACGCGAGCCCGCTCTGGCGCCGCGTGCTGCTCAACCGCGAGGCCGCCGTCATCGCGCTGCTGCTCATCGTCATCGCCGTCGCGACGGCGGTCGTCCCGAACTTCGACAGCCCGCTCACGACGACCTACCTCCTGCGGGATGTCGCGCCGATCCTGCTCATCGCGCTGCCGATGACGCTCATCATCATCACCGAGGAGATCGACCTCTCGGTCGCCAGCATCGTCGGACTCACGAGCGTGATCACGGGCATCCTCACCCAAGCCGGATGGCCGCTGCCCGTCGCGGCGATCACGGCGATCCTCGTCGGCACCCTCGCCGGGGTGATCAACGGCGCGCTCGTGACGGCCGTCGGACTGCCGTCGCTCGCGGTGACGATCGGCACGCTGGCGCTGTTCCGCGGCATCGCGGTCGGTCTGCTCGGCACGACCGCGGTCACGGACTTCCCCGAATTCTGGACCGACCTCGCCAAGGACAACATCCCTGGCACGCCGATCCCCGGCATCATGATCCCGTTCGCGGTGCTCGCGATCGCGTTCGCGGTCGTGCTGCACTTCACGCCGTTCGGCCGCTCGCTCTACGCCATCGGCCTGAACAAGGAGGCCGCGGCGTTCTCGGGCGTCGACGTGGGTCGCGCGAAGTTCCTGCTCTTCGTGCTCAGCGGCACCGTCTCGGGCTTCGCGGGCGTGTACTTCACCCTGCTCTACGGAAGCGCGCGTGGTGACAATGCGACCGGCATGGAGCTCGCCGTCATCGCGGCGGTGCTCCTGGGCGGCGTGTCGATCTTCGGCGGACGCGGCGCGCTGCACGGCGTGATCGCCGGCGTCCTGCTCATCGGCATCCTCGGCAGCGCACTCCGGCTCGCCGGCGTCACCAGCGACATCATCAACATCATCACCGGCGTGCTGCTCGTGCTCTCGGTGGTGTCCTCGAGCCTCCTCGCCTGGCTCCGCCGTCGGCGGATCTCGGCGATCGGGAAGAAGAAGGGGCGCAGCGCGGCGGCACCGCCGTCGTCCTGA
- a CDS encoding response regulator produces the protein MTRVFLVDDHEIVRRGVAELLERESDLQVVGEAGTVAQALARIEATAPDVALLDMRLPDGDGIDLCRELRSRHPELACLILTAYDDDAAAMSAVLAGAAGYVLKNVRGTTIVEDVRAVAKGRTLIDRSLSAKVVEQAQRDDHDDPRFSALNLRERQVLALIADGLTNRQIGEKLGLAEKTVKNYVSGLLSKLGFERRTQAAIYQLERRNHDG, from the coding sequence GTGACCCGGGTGTTCCTCGTCGACGACCACGAGATCGTCCGCCGCGGAGTTGCCGAGCTGCTCGAGCGGGAGTCCGACCTCCAGGTCGTGGGCGAGGCGGGCACCGTCGCGCAGGCGCTCGCCCGCATCGAGGCGACCGCGCCCGATGTGGCGCTGCTCGACATGCGGCTGCCCGACGGCGACGGCATCGACCTCTGCCGCGAGCTGCGGTCGCGGCATCCCGAGCTCGCCTGCCTCATCCTCACCGCGTACGACGACGACGCCGCCGCGATGTCGGCCGTGCTCGCCGGCGCCGCCGGATACGTGCTCAAGAACGTGCGCGGCACCACGATCGTCGAGGACGTGCGGGCCGTCGCGAAGGGGCGCACGCTCATCGACCGATCACTGTCGGCGAAGGTCGTCGAGCAGGCCCAACGCGACGACCACGACGACCCGCGGTTCAGCGCCCTCAACCTCAGGGAGCGTCAGGTGCTCGCCCTCATCGCCGACGGGCTCACCAACCGCCAGATCGGCGAGAAGCTCGGCCTGGCCGAGAAGACCGTGAAGAACTACGTCTCGGGGCTGCTCTCGAAGCTCGGCTTCGAGCGGCGCACGCAGGCCGCGATCTACCAGCTCGAGCGCCGCAACCACGACGGCTGA
- a CDS encoding alpha/beta hydrolase, with translation MSLVDLRSGDLRPGAAASAPPTAALLLHGFGSNERDLAGLVPALGLDLPWASLRAPLPAGPGSAWFQITTPGSPDAAPVEAATAAIWSWVDEHLDAATRVVPIGFSQGGLMATQLLRTRPERVLAPVVLGGFVLGAPQPADEQLATSRPPAFWGRGAEDRVIAAHAVARTSEWLPRHTDLVERVYPGLAHGISTDELADVRAFLAESVVGGRA, from the coding sequence ATGAGCCTCGTCGACCTCCGCTCCGGCGACCTCCGTCCTGGCGCCGCCGCGTCGGCCCCGCCGACCGCGGCGCTGCTGCTGCACGGCTTCGGCTCGAACGAGCGCGACCTCGCGGGGCTCGTGCCCGCGCTCGGCCTCGACCTACCGTGGGCGTCGCTGCGCGCACCGCTTCCCGCGGGGCCCGGTTCCGCGTGGTTCCAGATCACGACGCCGGGCAGCCCCGACGCCGCGCCCGTCGAGGCCGCGACGGCGGCGATCTGGTCGTGGGTCGACGAGCACCTGGATGCCGCGACCCGTGTCGTGCCGATCGGCTTCTCGCAGGGCGGCCTCATGGCCACGCAGCTCCTCCGGACGCGCCCCGAGCGCGTGCTCGCACCCGTCGTGCTCGGCGGGTTCGTGCTCGGTGCGCCGCAGCCGGCCGACGAACAGCTGGCCACATCACGGCCACCGGCGTTCTGGGGCCGCGGCGCCGAGGACCGCGTGATCGCGGCGCACGCCGTCGCGCGCACGTCCGAGTGGCTCCCGCGCCATACCGACCTCGTGGAGCGCGTGTACCCGGGCCTCGCGCACGGCATCAGCACCGATGAACTCGCCGACGTGCGCGCCTTCCTCGCCGAGTCGGTCGTCGGTGGGCGCGCGTAA
- a CDS encoding sensor histidine kinase, with translation MHTQGRLRALLHATQAVVEQIELTEVLRSIVEAAVELVDAEYGALGVLAPQAGLEEFIHVGMPDDLVRRIGHLPEGHGVLGALIDHPAPIRLKDLGEDPRSVGFPEGHPPMHSFLGVPVSVRGEVFGNLYLTNQRGGEFTDEDIELISALAAAAGVAIDNARRFAEARMREAWAAASAQVVAALLTDPDTEGTAALLVDELATRGAADRIALLVADDEGHALRVVEARGIEAAAIDGAVIAAERTLGAVVLEGGESRATPGGRINGVADALALERDGHVGPVLFVVIRKDGAPTALLVAGRRPGNPHFTAAEMRIAEDFAERVSLANELARAREAQQRSVLLEDRARIARDLHDHVVQQLYGAGLDLHAVATISDDPASARIDAAVAAIDEAIAQVRTIVFALTPRTDGVSSLRHRVLDLVAYASSHLPKPVAVTFTGPVDLVAEGALADELTASVRELLSNAVRHSGARSVQLTVVAVDGTVTAEVSDDGSGIDPSVVRRSGLENLRVRAERLGGTFLVETAPDGTHASWSVPTEPTRTEAVS, from the coding sequence ATGCACACCCAGGGACGACTCCGCGCCCTGCTGCACGCCACGCAGGCCGTGGTCGAGCAGATCGAGCTGACCGAGGTGCTTCGGAGCATCGTCGAGGCCGCGGTCGAACTCGTCGACGCCGAGTACGGCGCGCTCGGTGTGCTCGCGCCTCAGGCGGGGCTCGAGGAGTTCATCCACGTCGGCATGCCCGACGACCTGGTTCGTCGCATCGGCCACCTGCCCGAAGGTCACGGCGTCCTCGGCGCGCTCATCGATCACCCCGCACCCATCCGATTGAAGGACCTCGGCGAGGACCCCCGGTCGGTCGGATTCCCCGAGGGACACCCGCCCATGCACAGCTTCCTCGGGGTGCCGGTGAGCGTCCGGGGCGAGGTCTTCGGCAACCTGTACCTCACCAACCAGCGCGGCGGGGAGTTCACCGACGAGGACATCGAGCTCATCTCGGCGCTCGCCGCCGCCGCCGGCGTCGCGATCGACAACGCGCGCCGGTTCGCCGAGGCTCGAATGCGCGAGGCGTGGGCCGCGGCGTCCGCCCAGGTCGTCGCCGCACTGCTCACCGATCCCGATACCGAAGGAACGGCGGCCCTCCTCGTCGACGAACTCGCGACGCGCGGCGCCGCCGACCGGATCGCACTCCTCGTCGCGGACGACGAAGGCCACGCCCTCCGCGTCGTCGAGGCGCGCGGCATCGAGGCGGCGGCGATCGACGGTGCGGTGATCGCGGCCGAGCGCACGCTCGGCGCCGTCGTGCTCGAGGGCGGCGAGTCCCGCGCGACCCCCGGAGGACGCATCAACGGCGTCGCCGACGCGCTGGCGCTCGAACGCGACGGCCACGTCGGGCCCGTGCTGTTCGTCGTCATCCGCAAGGATGGGGCGCCGACCGCCTTGCTGGTCGCGGGGCGGAGGCCGGGCAACCCGCACTTCACCGCCGCCGAGATGCGCATCGCCGAGGACTTCGCCGAGCGCGTCTCGCTGGCCAACGAGCTGGCACGCGCACGCGAGGCCCAGCAGCGCTCGGTGCTGCTCGAGGACCGCGCACGCATCGCCCGGGATCTCCACGACCACGTCGTGCAGCAGTTGTACGGCGCCGGACTCGACCTGCACGCCGTCGCCACGATCTCCGACGACCCGGCGAGCGCACGCATCGACGCGGCGGTCGCGGCCATCGACGAGGCCATCGCGCAGGTGCGGACGATCGTGTTCGCGCTCACGCCGCGCACCGACGGCGTCTCCTCGCTGCGCCACCGGGTGCTCGACCTCGTCGCGTACGCGTCGAGCCACCTGCCGAAGCCGGTCGCCGTCACCTTCACCGGACCCGTCGACCTCGTCGCCGAGGGCGCGCTGGCCGACGAGCTCACCGCGTCGGTGCGCGAACTGCTCTCGAACGCCGTACGGCATTCCGGAGCGAGATCGGTGCAGCTCACCGTGGTCGCGGTCGACGGCACGGTGACCGCAGAGGTCTCCGACGACGGCAGCGGCATCGACCCGTCCGTCGTCCGGCGCAGCGGGCTGGAGAACCTGCGCGTGCGCGCCGAGCGGCTCGGCGGCACGTTCCTGGTCGAGACCGCGCCCGATGGCACGCACGCGAGCTGGTCCGTCCCCACCGAGCCGACGCGGACGGAGGCGGTGTCGTGA
- a CDS encoding ABC transporter permease: MTATAAPPTPSAPSPATRVVSNLFKARETGIVIALLAVIVVATIVNPNFLFSADGFRDLLLTPSLLLLVAVGQAVVIITRNVDLSVGSVLGLTAYLTGRLFIDVPGIPIIVVFIAGVAFGAILGLVNGALVAFAKVPALVITLGTLYIYRGINVAWTGSDRINASDLPADFRGLGTGQILFIPILTIIAVVVLVVAAWVLRNLRSGREFYAIGSDPAAAHLYGLRVTRRILTAFLVSGALAGLAGVLYAARYGTVSSQAGIGWELQAIGAAVIGGVAISGGVGTVWGAAVGAYLLLTINRALPIVGIPDFWQRAVVGALIIGAIVLDRVLALRQSRKLLEIREEGR; this comes from the coding sequence GTGACCGCGACCGCCGCCCCGCCCACGCCGTCCGCTCCGTCGCCGGCCACCCGCGTCGTCTCGAACCTGTTCAAGGCGCGCGAGACCGGCATCGTCATCGCGCTGCTCGCGGTCATCGTCGTCGCGACGATCGTCAACCCGAACTTCCTGTTCTCGGCAGACGGATTCCGCGACCTCCTGCTCACGCCGTCGCTGCTGCTGCTCGTCGCGGTCGGCCAGGCCGTCGTGATCATCACGCGCAACGTCGACCTCTCGGTCGGATCCGTGCTCGGGCTGACCGCGTACCTGACGGGTCGGCTCTTCATCGACGTGCCCGGCATCCCGATCATCGTCGTGTTCATCGCGGGCGTCGCGTTCGGCGCCATCCTCGGCCTCGTCAACGGCGCGCTCGTGGCGTTCGCGAAGGTGCCCGCGCTCGTGATCACGCTCGGCACGCTCTACATCTACCGCGGCATCAACGTCGCGTGGACCGGCAGCGACCGGATCAACGCGTCCGACCTGCCGGCCGACTTCCGAGGGCTGGGCACGGGGCAGATCCTCTTCATCCCGATCCTCACGATCATCGCCGTGGTCGTGCTCGTCGTCGCCGCCTGGGTGCTGCGGAACCTGCGCAGCGGCCGGGAGTTCTACGCGATCGGGTCCGATCCCGCCGCCGCGCACCTCTACGGGCTCCGCGTCACGCGTCGCATCCTCACCGCCTTCCTCGTCAGCGGTGCGCTCGCCGGCCTCGCGGGCGTGCTCTACGCCGCGCGCTACGGCACGGTCAGCTCGCAGGCCGGCATCGGATGGGAGCTGCAGGCGATCGGCGCGGCCGTGATCGGCGGCGTGGCCATCTCCGGCGGCGTCGGCACGGTGTGGGGCGCGGCGGTGGGTGCCTACCTGCTGCTGACCATCAACCGCGCCCTCCCGATCGTCGGCATCCCCGACTTCTGGCAGCGCGCGGTCGTCGGCGCCCTCATCATCGGCGCGATCGTGCTCGACCGCGTCCTCGCGCTCCGACAATCCCGCAAGCTGCTCGAGATCAGGGAGGAAGGCCGATGA
- the rhaS gene encoding rhamnose ABC transporter substrate-binding protein: protein MFTQHRSRRLGVAFTAMAAAAALVLTGCAGGGDGGDGGGEGGGDANLSITFLPKALGNPYFDTSNAGGEEAVTEFDGEFAEVGPAEISPTSQVSFIQTAAQQGVGGLVVSANDPEAICDALDEARDAGVKVVTFDSDTNPECRDLFINQATAEGIAKVQVDLIAEQIGDAGQIAILSASANATNQNAWIELMEEELAANHPDIELVETVYGDDDDQTSFDKTAALLQTYPDLKGIISPTTVGIAAAARYLSTSEYKGTVALTGLGTPNQMREYVEDGTVTSFALWNPADLGYLAAYAAKALIEGEITGEEGDTFEAGKLGDYEVGADATVLLGDPFVFDAENIGDFDF, encoded by the coding sequence ATGTTCACTCAGCACCGTTCGCGCCGTCTCGGCGTGGCGTTCACGGCGATGGCGGCGGCCGCCGCGCTCGTCCTCACCGGATGTGCCGGTGGCGGCGACGGCGGCGACGGCGGTGGCGAGGGCGGCGGCGACGCCAACCTCTCGATCACGTTCCTGCCGAAGGCCCTGGGCAACCCCTACTTCGACACCTCGAACGCGGGCGGCGAGGAGGCGGTCACGGAGTTCGACGGCGAGTTCGCCGAGGTCGGCCCGGCCGAGATCAGCCCGACCTCGCAGGTCAGCTTCATCCAGACCGCGGCGCAGCAGGGCGTGGGCGGACTGGTCGTGTCGGCCAACGACCCCGAGGCGATCTGCGACGCGCTCGACGAGGCCCGCGACGCCGGCGTAAAGGTCGTCACGTTCGACTCCGACACCAACCCGGAGTGCCGCGACCTGTTCATCAACCAGGCCACCGCGGAGGGCATCGCGAAGGTCCAGGTCGACCTGATCGCCGAGCAGATCGGTGACGCGGGCCAGATCGCGATCCTGTCGGCCTCGGCCAACGCGACGAACCAGAACGCGTGGATCGAGCTGATGGAGGAGGAGCTCGCGGCGAACCACCCCGACATCGAGCTCGTCGAGACCGTCTACGGCGACGACGACGACCAGACCTCGTTCGACAAGACCGCGGCGCTGCTGCAGACCTACCCCGACCTCAAGGGCATCATCTCGCCGACCACGGTCGGCATCGCCGCCGCCGCGCGCTACCTGTCGACGTCGGAGTACAAGGGCACGGTCGCGCTGACCGGCCTGGGCACCCCGAACCAGATGCGCGAGTACGTCGAGGACGGCACCGTCACCTCGTTCGCGCTGTGGAACCCGGCCGACCTGGGCTACCTCGCCGCGTACGCGGCGAAGGCACTCATCGAGGGCGAGATCACCGGTGAAGAGGGCGACACGTTCGAGGCCGGCAAGCTCGGCGACTACGAGGTCGGCGCCGACGCCACGGTCCTGCTCGGCGACCCGTTCGTCTTCGACGCCGAGAACATCGGCGACTTCGACTTCTAG
- a CDS encoding VOC family protein, giving the protein MDERILNPETSMGAVTLRVGDLEGMSSYYANAFAMEPLEEQSRGREVHRVLGRGATPLVRLIHTPDLPGVDPRQSGLFHTAFLFDDKPSLAATVLRAAQDPRSRFVGSSDHLVSEAFYFTDLEGNGVELYTDRDRSTWIHDGEHIRMATEYLDPNEYLRRNLTEAAIEAGPSLAGKVGHVHLQVGDLAAASAFYVDAIGFETTQAGYPGAVFASAGGYHHHIAMNTWNSRGSGPRAASLGLGDVSVTVPDRDDLDALVARLQGHNLPYADDGRSVVVNDPWGTQVTVALPDLSTDELLAR; this is encoded by the coding sequence ATGGACGAGCGAATCCTCAACCCCGAGACCTCGATGGGCGCGGTGACCCTTCGCGTCGGCGACCTCGAGGGCATGTCGAGCTACTACGCGAACGCGTTCGCGATGGAACCGCTCGAGGAGCAGAGCCGAGGCCGTGAGGTGCATCGCGTGCTGGGCCGCGGCGCCACGCCTCTCGTCCGCCTCATCCACACGCCCGATCTCCCCGGCGTCGACCCGCGCCAGTCGGGCCTGTTCCACACGGCGTTCCTCTTCGACGACAAGCCGAGCCTCGCTGCCACCGTCCTCCGCGCGGCGCAGGACCCGCGCAGCCGCTTCGTCGGCTCGAGCGACCACCTCGTGAGCGAGGCCTTCTACTTCACCGATCTCGAGGGCAACGGCGTCGAGCTCTACACCGACCGCGATCGCAGCACCTGGATCCACGACGGCGAGCACATCCGCATGGCCACGGAGTACCTGGATCCGAACGAGTACCTTCGCCGCAACCTCACCGAGGCGGCCATCGAGGCGGGTCCGTCGCTCGCCGGCAAGGTCGGGCACGTGCACCTGCAGGTCGGCGACCTCGCCGCCGCGAGCGCCTTCTACGTCGACGCCATCGGCTTCGAGACCACACAGGCCGGGTACCCGGGCGCGGTCTTCGCGTCGGCGGGCGGCTACCACCACCACATCGCGATGAACACCTGGAACAGCCGCGGATCGGGTCCGCGCGCCGCGAGCCTCGGCCTCGGCGACGTGTCGGTGACCGTGCCCGACCGCGACGACCTCGACGCCCTCGTGGCCCGCCTGCAGGGGCACAACCTGCCGTACGCCGACGACGGCCGCTCGGTGGTCGTGAACGACCCGTGGGGCACGCAGGTCACGGTCGCGCTGCCCGACCTCTCGACCGACGAGCTGCTCGCGCGATGA
- a CDS encoding universal stress protein, translated as MTIVVGADGSVASRAALTWAIDRARSVGDDLALVTVVDDGWGSVGESALAELKRTTEERAGRELEFARKLAAGVDVRGALALGSPMLALAEAGRDADLIAVGTHKVGYFHGHALGSRSLQLAAVSGVPSAVVPVTSWRGRSGVAVGVADGVDSDDAVRFAAQEARRLGEPLVLLRAAGGEPDASSAGDRAASLAAAVHPGIQIEVRSTADPASGALIGVSRRAVLTVTGRRVPSRGFLPLGRTNTDLLMNLAGPVVVVPHTSVEAVVVGWTAA; from the coding sequence ATGACGATCGTGGTCGGGGCTGACGGGAGCGTCGCGAGCCGTGCCGCCCTCACCTGGGCGATCGATCGGGCGCGCAGTGTCGGCGATGACCTCGCGCTGGTCACGGTCGTCGACGACGGATGGGGGTCCGTGGGCGAGTCGGCGCTCGCGGAGCTCAAGCGCACCACCGAGGAGCGCGCCGGGCGCGAGTTGGAGTTCGCCCGCAAGCTCGCGGCCGGCGTCGACGTCCGCGGAGCCCTCGCGCTCGGCAGCCCCATGCTCGCGCTGGCCGAGGCCGGCCGCGACGCCGACCTGATTGCGGTCGGCACGCACAAGGTCGGCTACTTCCACGGCCATGCGCTGGGTTCGCGCAGCCTGCAGCTGGCGGCGGTCTCCGGAGTGCCGAGCGCCGTGGTGCCGGTGACGTCGTGGCGGGGCCGGAGCGGCGTGGCCGTCGGCGTGGCCGACGGGGTCGACAGCGACGACGCCGTGCGTTTCGCGGCCCAGGAGGCGAGGCGGCTGGGGGAACCGCTCGTCCTGCTCCGGGCGGCCGGGGGCGAACCCGACGCCTCGAGCGCGGGCGACCGCGCCGCCTCGCTCGCGGCGGCCGTGCATCCCGGCATCCAGATCGAGGTGCGCTCGACGGCCGACCCCGCGTCCGGCGCACTCATCGGGGTGTCGCGGCGCGCCGTCCTCACCGTCACCGGCCGCCGCGTGCCGAGCCGCGGGTTCCTGCCGCTCGGCCGCACCAACACCGACCTGCTCATGAACCTGGCCGGCCCCGTCGTCGTGGTGCCGCACACCTCGGTCGAGGCAGTGGTCGTGGGGTGGACCGCCGCGTAA
- a CDS encoding sugar ABC transporter ATP-binding protein: MPVDQSPTTPAPPALELSKVVKSFGAVVALRSGTITLQQGSIHALIGENGAGKSTLVKIIAGLYRRDAGTFLLRGEEIDFHSTAQSKAAGIAVIYQEPTLFPDLSVTENIFMGRQPVNRFGRIDRKAMRAEAKEIFSRLGVSIDPDRITEGLSIADQQIIEIAKAISLDARVLIMDEPTAALSGVEVERLFAVARSLRDEGRALMFISHRFDEVFALCDTVTVMRDGSYIATESVAETSVDQLVRQMVGRDVAELFPKLPAEIGDDVLVVEGLTRTGVFHDIGFTVRAGEIVGLAGLVGAGRSEVARAIFGVDPYESGSVRLGGHALPKGNPRVAMARGLALVPEDRRKQGLVLDESVARNVTLAIRNTIAKAGLITNRAENAAAEVWASRLEVKTAALDAETGTLSGGNQQKVVLGKWLATEPKVLIVDEPTRGIDVGTKSEVHRLLSELAQQGLAILMISSELPEVLGMADRVLVMREGWLTGEFPRSEATPESVMFAATAEKEDAK, translated from the coding sequence GTGCCCGTGGATCAGAGCCCCACGACGCCCGCACCCCCGGCGCTCGAGCTGTCCAAGGTCGTGAAGTCGTTCGGCGCCGTCGTCGCCCTCCGCTCCGGCACCATCACGCTGCAGCAGGGATCCATCCACGCGTTGATCGGCGAGAACGGCGCGGGCAAGTCGACGCTGGTCAAGATCATCGCGGGCCTGTACCGCCGCGACGCGGGCACGTTCCTGCTGCGCGGCGAGGAGATCGACTTCCACAGCACCGCGCAGTCCAAGGCCGCCGGCATCGCGGTGATCTACCAGGAGCCCACGCTCTTCCCCGACCTGTCGGTCACCGAGAACATCTTCATGGGCCGCCAGCCCGTCAACCGCTTCGGCCGAATCGACCGCAAGGCGATGCGCGCCGAGGCGAAGGAGATCTTCTCGCGCCTCGGCGTCTCGATCGATCCCGACCGCATCACCGAGGGACTCTCGATCGCCGACCAGCAGATCATCGAGATCGCGAAGGCCATCTCCCTCGATGCGCGCGTCCTCATCATGGATGAGCCGACCGCCGCGCTCTCGGGCGTCGAGGTCGAGCGGCTCTTCGCCGTGGCTCGCAGCCTCCGCGACGAGGGCCGCGCGCTGATGTTCATCTCGCACCGCTTCGACGAGGTGTTCGCACTCTGCGACACCGTGACGGTCATGCGCGACGGCAGCTACATCGCCACCGAGTCCGTCGCCGAGACGAGCGTCGACCAGCTCGTCCGGCAGATGGTCGGCCGCGATGTCGCCGAGCTGTTCCCGAAGCTGCCCGCCGAGATCGGCGACGACGTGCTCGTGGTCGAGGGACTCACGCGGACCGGCGTGTTCCACGACATCGGCTTCACGGTCCGCGCCGGCGAGATCGTCGGGCTCGCGGGCCTCGTCGGCGCGGGCCGCAGCGAGGTGGCGCGCGCGATCTTCGGCGTCGACCCGTACGAGTCGGGGTCGGTCCGTCTCGGTGGCCACGCGCTGCCCAAGGGCAACCCGCGCGTCGCCATGGCGCGCGGACTCGCGCTCGTGCCCGAGGACCGACGCAAGCAGGGTCTCGTGCTCGACGAGTCCGTCGCCCGCAACGTCACGCTCGCCATCCGCAACACCATCGCCAAGGCGGGCCTCATCACCAACCGCGCCGAGAACGCGGCCGCCGAGGTGTGGGCCAGCCGCCTCGAGGTCAAGACCGCCGCGCTCGATGCCGAGACCGGCACGCTCTCCGGCGGCAACCAGCAGAAGGTCGTGCTCGGCAAGTGGCTCGCAACCGAGCCGAAGGTGCTCATCGTCGACGAGCCGACCCGCGGCATCGACGTGGGCACGAAGTCCGAGGTGCACCGGTTGCTTTCCGAGCTCGCCCAGCAGGGCCTGGCGATCCTCATGATCAGCTCGGAACTGCCCGAGGTGCTCGGCATGGCCGACCGCGTGCTGGTCATGCGCGAGGGATGGCTCACCGGCGAGTTCCCGCGTTCCGAAGCCACGCCCGAGTCCGTGATGTTCGCGGCCACCGCCGAGAAGGAGGACGCGAAGTGA
- a CDS encoding LacI family DNA-binding transcriptional regulator, giving the protein MAPASIRDVAQHAGVSVGTVSNVLNRPGEVSAESIRRVHEAIDALGYVRNDAARKLRAGVSTTVGFVVLDGQNPFFGDVVRGAEDEASSHGIAILYGNTDEDPKRERMYLDLFEEQQVRGVLISPYGDINPRLERLRARGIPAVLVDRFSGDGRFSSVSVDSVVGGRMAVEHLIGTGRRRIAFVGGPFDIRQVTDRLAGARAAAENAGEHVDLEVVATDALTVADGAAAGARIIARPRSAWPDAIFAANDLLALGLLQALVVDGRLLVPHDIALIGFDDNAFAAAAAVPLSSMRQPSRMIGRTALRILLEETADPELIPRQTVFQPELIVRASTDPRR; this is encoded by the coding sequence ATGGCCCCGGCGAGCATCCGCGACGTCGCCCAGCACGCCGGCGTGTCGGTGGGCACGGTGTCGAACGTGCTCAACCGCCCCGGCGAGGTGTCGGCCGAGTCGATCCGGCGCGTGCACGAGGCCATCGACGCGCTCGGCTACGTGCGCAACGACGCGGCCCGCAAGCTGCGCGCGGGCGTGAGCACGACCGTCGGCTTCGTCGTCCTCGACGGGCAGAACCCGTTCTTCGGCGACGTCGTGCGCGGCGCCGAAGATGAGGCGTCGAGCCACGGCATCGCGATCCTCTACGGCAACACCGACGAGGACCCCAAGCGCGAGCGCATGTACCTCGACCTGTTCGAGGAGCAGCAGGTGCGCGGCGTGCTCATCTCGCCCTACGGCGACATCAACCCGCGGCTCGAGCGGCTGCGTGCCCGCGGCATCCCGGCCGTGCTCGTCGACCGCTTCAGCGGCGACGGGCGGTTCAGCTCGGTGTCGGTCGACAGTGTGGTCGGGGGCCGCATGGCGGTCGAGCACCTCATCGGCACGGGTCGACGCCGCATCGCCTTCGTGGGCGGCCCGTTCGACATCCGCCAGGTCACCGACCGCCTCGCGGGCGCGCGGGCGGCCGCCGAGAACGCGGGCGAGCACGTCGACCTCGAGGTCGTCGCGACCGACGCGCTGACGGTCGCGGATGGCGCGGCCGCCGGCGCGCGCATCATCGCGCGACCCCGATCGGCGTGGCCCGACGCGATCTTCGCCGCCAACGACCTGCTCGCGCTCGGACTGCTGCAGGCGCTCGTCGTCGACGGACGGCTGCTGGTCCCGCACGACATCGCCCTCATCGGCTTCGACGACAACGCGTTCGCGGCGGCTGCGGCCGTGCCCCTCTCCTCGATGCGGCAGCCGAGTCGCATGATCGGCCGAACGGCCCTGCGGATCCTGCTCGAGGAGACCGCCGACCCCGAGCTCATCCCGCGGCAGACGGTGTTCCAGCCCGAGCTCATCGTGCGCGCGAGCACCGATCCGCGTCGCTGA